The genomic DNA TTTTGCGCCATGATTGGTCCCGAAATAGCGAAGATTGGAATCTTCAGTTATGGATGGGCTGCAATAGCGACCCAAGCTGAAACGTGACTATGGGACAGACATTACCCCGTGGCCGGTAGCCCCCGTCACGGCACACGCAGACATACCGAAAATGCATGCCAGGGCTCTTTGATATTGAACCAAGCCTTGGGTGCTGGAACATGCCGGTAGCCGGTTTGGCGGCTATAGCATTCTATCTGCATGAAAAATACGGGTTGAACAAAGAAAGATGCATATTCTCTGCTGCCAACAATTAAGCCTAATGTCCCGCAGGACCGATGTTGTGATGATATTTTTTGTTGATGAAGTGGTCGGGGCGATAGGATTCGAACCTACGACCTACGGTACCCAAAACCGTCGCGCTACCAGGCTGCGCTACGCCCCGACCTTTTCAGTGTTCAATTCATTACTTCATCGAACATGTGGGCTTACTACAGAAAGGTTTTGGGATTGAAAAGCCCTATTGCGCATCACAAGCCCATGAAGCTGAATTTTGTTTAAATCCCGGGTGCCGAAGTACCGCACCAGCCTTAATATTCAGGCGTTTAGCCAGCCCACCGTTGATTTCAAGAACAGCCAGAACGCCTTTTCCCCCGTCGATTCCCGTCTCGTCATGCGGAATCGCGTTGGCATGGACATGGCGAACAACGCCCGTCGCATCAGCAAAAATCATATCCAGCGGAATCAGTGTGTTTTTCATCCAGAAAACGGCACGCTGCGGACGTTCGTACAAAAACAGCATGCCCGAAGATTTCGGCATCTTTTCGCGAAACATCAGGCCTTTGCTGCGCGATGCCGCGTCATCGGCAACTTCAACGTTGAAACGCACAAAGCCGCCGTCAGTCAGGCGGATATCAACCTGACTGGCAGCGCATTGCGCGAGGCCTGCGGCCGGCACGCCGCAGGTAAGCATAAAGCAAAGCAGAAACCGTTTCATTTCGACGTACGCAGAGCGGAATCCCACGCGAGGACTTGCGCGGCCATCCGGCCCCGTTTGCCATCAACGATACGCAGGCCAATTGCCTCCCCCGCGGTCAGATCCGCAAAGCCTGAGGTCCGCAACACTTCGACATGCACGAAAACATCCTCGGACCGACCAAAAACATTGGCAAAGCCAAAACCCTTACCCTTATCGAACCATTTCACCCGTGCAGGCTCTAGTGGACAGGCCGCAATAACTTCGGCGCTAACCACCTCGTCATCGCCCGCCATCAAGAACCCCGCCCCTTCGGGAGGAACAATAGACAGCACCTCTACGGCTTGGACGCCGCGCTGCGTTCTTTGCACCGTGACAGTAATATCTGCCCCATCCGCGACCGTACTTTGGCCAAAGTTTCTTAACACATTTGCATGTAATAGAACATCGGTCTCCATCTCCTCCGAGAGGATAAACCCAAATCCCTTAACCGGATCAAACCATTTCACTCGACCGTGCAAAACCGGCAACGGCATTTCTTCATCATCATTCATGACAGAGCTTTTTCCCCAGATTGAGCCCTAAATTTTAGTTGTTCTCATGGAACATTCGTCTAAATGTTTACGGACAATCCTGCGCTAACGCGCGAAACAGATCCTGAACATTTCGCATTTTACGGATTCAACCGCTCAATACTCCAAGAATCATTTCTACCTGCACGTGTCCAGCGAAAACGGTCATGCAGGCGAAAGGAACCATCGGCCCAGAACTCTATTTCTGTTGGAACGATTCGAATCCCCCCCCAAAAGGGTGGCCTGGAAGGGTTTGCGCCAAGTTTTGCCGTAATTTTAACCACATCGGCCATTAAAGAGGCACGCGACGACAAGGGCTGCGACTGTGCCGAGGCCCATGCACCGATTCGGCTTTTAAGCGAGCGGGATGAATAATACTCATCCGCAACGGTACCATCTACGCGCTCGGTCACACCGCGCACGCGGATCTGGCGGCGCAGCGATTTCCAGTGCAAGACAAAAGCTGCTTTGCCCGCCGCCTCTATCTGCTCGCCTTTGCGACTTTGGTAGTTTGTGTAGAAAACAAAGGCGTCTTCCTCGATATCCTTAAGCAAAACCATACGAACATCGGGCAAGCCACCGGCATCCACAGTTGCCAAAGCAATGGCATTGGGGTCATTCGGCTCGGTTGCTTCGGCCTCAGTCAGCCATGATCGGGCCAAAGCAAAGGGATCATTCCCTGCAAAAATTCCGCCCCGATCCATGCCAGCCCCCATTTTACCATTAACTATAAGGACTAACCTAGCTTACCATACGGCAAGGGCAAGCCCTGCAATGCCCGCAAAGGCACCACGAGGCTTGATGCCGCAATCGCTATCGCTTAAACCAACGCTCTATTGTTCGCAAAAACGGGGTATTTCATGGCTGGACTTTTGGCAGGCAAGCGCGGGCTAATCATGGGGCTTGCCAATGACAAGTCCATCGCTTGGGGCATTGCAAAGGCATGCGCCGAACAAGGCGCCGAGCTGGCCTTTTCATATCAGGGCGAGCAGTTGAAGAAACGGGTTGGCCCGTTGGCAGCATCGGTCGGCTCTACCGAGCTGATCGAATGCGATGTGACGGATGAAGCCTCGCTTGATGCGCTATTTGCGCGGATCAAAGATATCTGGGAAACGGTTGATTTCGTTGTCCATGCCATCGGCTTTTCGGACAAGAACGAACTGCGCGGCCGCTACGTCGACACCGGACGTGAGAATTTCGCGATGTCGATGGATGTCTCGGTGTATTCCTTTACGGCCGTGTGCCGCCGCGCCGCAGCCATCATGAAACCGGGCGGCAGCCTGTTGACACTGACCTATTACGGCGCCGAAAAAGTGATGCCACACTACAATGTCATGGGCCTGTGCAAGGCCGCGCTGGAGGCGTCGGTGAAATATATCGCCGAGGATCTGGGCAAGGACGGTATACGCTGCAACGCGATTTCTGCCGGTCCGATCAAGACGCTTGCCGCCAGCGGTATCGGCGATTTCCGCTACATCATGCGCTGGAATGAGCTGAACTCCCCGCTGCGCCGCAATGTGACGCAAGAGGAAGTGGGCAAAGCCGCGATTTATCTGCTCTCCGATCTTGGATCCGGCACCACGGGTGAGAACCTGCATGTCGATGCGGGCTATCATGTGGTGGGCATGAAGGCGGTTGATGCGCCCGACATCGACGTGGTCACGGCCAAAGCCCAAAAAGGCGCTGAGTGACACCAGAGCCGTTTCTGGCCCTGATTGCAGTACTTACCCCGGCGATCCTTTCGCCGGGGCCAGCCATTATTGCGGCAACGCAAATGGCCCTGGCACAAGGGCGTGAAAAAGCGCTTCCCTACGGGCTTGGCCTTGCCTTTGGGGCCTCTCTTTGGTGCCTGTTTGCGCTGTTGGGCATGGCGGCTGTGTTCAAGCTTTATCCACCCTTGTTTCAGGCCGCAAAAATCGGTGGCGGGCTTTATCTGCTTTATATGGCGGTGGGGCTGTGGCGCGGGGCGCGTGCCCCCCTTCCCGAGGCCGCCAAGCGGCGTTTTGGCAGCGGGTTTATGGGCGGGATCATCCTGAACCTGTCAAACCCCAAGCCCGCGCTATTCTATTCCGCCGTTATCCTAAGCATTTTCCCCGACCCGCAAGGCGGCACGATGCTGGCGGCCATCTATGCAACCGCACTTGCGACAGAGCTGACTTTATACGCCACAGTCACCCTTGCCATGTCGACCAACGCCATGCGCAAACGTTATTTTTCCGCAAAATTCTGGATTGATACAATCGCTGCCTTCGCTATGGCCGGGCTTGGGGTCATGCTCGTCCTTAACCTTTAGGCCGCATTTGCGCATCTTTTTCTTTCGCGGCGGGCCCGCAGGTTATATGACCCTTGCATAACCAGTGCCCAACGCCAAAGAGGACTCGCCATGACAGACCGTTTGCCCCATGAAAAAGGCTTCCATATCTCTTGGGACCAAATGCACCGCGATGCACGCGCACTGGCGTGGCGGCTGGATGGAAAAGGGCCCGACGATGGCGCTTGGAAGGCCGTGGTTGGCATCACCCGTGGCGGTATGGTGCCCGCTATGATCGTGGCGCGGGAACTTGATATCCGGGTTGTCGATACGATCTCGGTCAAAAGCTATAACCATCAGGACCGCGCCGAGGCCAAAGTTATCAAGGCCCCGCAAGAAGATATCATGGGCGATGGCACCGGCATTTTGATCGTGGATGATCTGGTCGATACCGGCAAAACGCTTGAACTGGTCCGCCAGCTTTACCCCAATGCGCATTTCGCCACCGTCTATGCCAAGCCGCTTGGCCGTGCGATGGTTGAAACCTTCATCACCGAGGTTTCGCAAGATACGTGGATCTTCTTTCCTTGGGATATGGCCTTGCAATATGTTCAGCCCTACCGCGGCGTGGAATAAACGCACCGCCCCTTGATACGCAGGAGCCATTTCATGACCAAGCCGCTTAACCCCGCGATGGCAACCACCGGCACGCCCCCCGTGATGGAGGCGCGCAGCTGGCTGGATGGCGTGCAGTTTCCGGCTGATCGCCCGTTGATCAATGTGTCGCAGGCAGCGCCCGTGGATCTGCCGCCCCTCGCGCTGCGCCAAGCCATTGCCGAAGCCGCGATCAACGATCCGGCGGCCCATCTTTATGGTCCCGTGCTGGGTATGGCCGCCCTGCGGGCCGAGATCGCACAGCAATGGTCGGCGTCCTACGCCGGTGCCATCCGCGACAGGCAGGTGGCGATCACCCAAGGCTGCAATCAGGCCTATTGCGCCGTCATGGCCACGCTTGCCGCCAAAGGGGATGAGGTTATCTTGCCAACCCCTTGGTATTTCAACCATAAAATGTGGCTTGACATGCAAGGCGTGCGCTGCGTGCCGCTGACAGTCGGGCCGGGGCTTGTGCCAAGCGCACAAGATGCCGCCAAGCTGATCACCCCGAAAACCCGCGCGATTGTCTTGGTCAGCCCCAATAATCCAGGCGGTGCAGAATACCCGGCCAGCACCCTGCGCGCATTCATGGAGCTGGCCCGCGCCCATGGGATCGCATTGGTGGTCGATGAAACCTACCGCGATTTCGACAGCCGCTCCGGCGCGCCGCATGATCTTTTCACCGATCCCGACTGGGCCGACACGCTGATCCATCTTTACAGTTTTTCCAAAGCTTACCGGCTGACAGGCCACCGCGTTGGCGCCATCGTGGCCAGTGAAAAACGTCTAGCGCAGGTCGAGAAATTCCTCGATACGGTTGCCATTTGCCCGAACCAACTTGGCCAGATCGCAGCCCTTTGGGGGATGCGGAACCTTAGCGATTGGGTCGCGGGCGAGCGGCTTGAAATACTCTCGCGTCGCGCCGCGATGATCGAAGGGTTCAAAACCCTGACCGATTGGAAGCTGCTCGGTTGCGGGGCCTATTTCGCCTATGTCGAACATCCCTATGCCCTGCCCTCGGATCAACTGGCCAAGACCTTGGTCACAGAGGCTGCATTGCTGACGTTGCCGGGCACAATGTTCAAGCCCGCGAATGATCTTTCCGCCAAGCGCGAGCTGCGGATCGCCTTTGCCAATGTTGACGCGGATGGCATTGCAGAGCTGTTCAAACGTCTTCAGCACCTCAACCTTTAGTGACGGTGGCGCGCGCACATCTTGCCCCCGCGCCCCGAACCCCATAGACACGACAAAACCCCCGTTTCACGAGGCAGACCCATGGCAAACCCGACCGACGATACCCCCCGCAAAAAAGGCAAAGGCACCAGCGTTGTTGTCTGGATCCTGATGGGCATGCTTGTCCTCGGCTTGGGCGGCTTTGGCATCACCAACTTTGGTGGCGACATCAACGCGATCGGCAAGGTCGGGGATCGGGACATCAGCATCGGCGATTATGAACGTGGCCTACAACAAGAGGTGAACGCGCTGTCGGCCCAATTCGGCACCCGCATCACTTTGCAGCAGGCCCAAAGCTTTGGCATCGACCAGCAGGTCCGCCAGCAGCTTGTGAATGCTGCGGCCCTGGATAATGAAACCGCACGCATCGGCCTTTCGGTTGGCGACGAACGCATCGTGCAAGAGATCACCAACGCCAGTGTGTTTCGTGGCCCCTCGGGGACCTTCGACCGTGACACCTACCGTTTCACCTTGCAAAATGTTGGCCTGACCGAGGCGCAATATGAAACCAAGATGCGCGAAGATCTGGCCCGCGCCTTGCTGCAAGGGGCAGTCATGGGTGGCTTTGCAGCGCCTGCCGTGCTGACCGACACGCTTTACGCCCAAATCTCGGAACGTCGTGAACTCAAGCTGCTGCGCCTGACCTCTGCCGATCTGGCAGCGGCGCCCGCTGCACCGACGGACGAGGAAATCAAAGCGCATTACGACGCCAATATCGCCGAATTCACCAAGCCGGAGGCGCGCCGCATCACCTATGCCGCCCTTTTGCCCGAAGACATCGCAGACCAGATGCCGCTGGATGATGCCATACTGCAAAAACTTTATGACGACCGTATCGTAGAATTCGTGCAGCCCGAACGCCGCCTTGTCGAACGGCTGGTGTTCCCAAACGAAGAGGCCGCTCAGACCGCCAAAGCCGCATTGGATGAAGGCACCCCATTCGAGACATTGGTCGAACAGCGCGGTGTGACCCTTTCGGACATCGATCTTGGCGATAAATCCGAGGAAGAACTGGGTGAGGCTGGCGCTGCAATTTTCGCGCTAGAGGCCCCAGGCGTCGTTGGCCCGTTCAATTCCGACCTTGGTCCTGCGCTGTTTCGCATGAACGCCACCCTTGCCGCGCAAAACGTCACCTTTGAAGAGGCACGCCCCGATCTGGCAGCCGAGCTTGCCGCCGATGCGGCCCGCCGCGCAATCGATGATCTGGTCGAGGATATCGACGACCGTCTGGCCAGTGGTGCCACGCTCGAGGACCTTGCCGCTGAAACCGATTTGACCTTGGGCCAGATTGATTTCAACGAACACTCAAGCGAGGCGATGGCCGGCTACCCGACCTTCCGCACCGCCGCAACCGAAGCTGCCGAAGGTGACTTCCCCGAAGCCGTGCAGCTTGAAGATGGCGGCGTCTTCGCCCTGCGTCTGGATGCAATCATCCCCCCAACCCCGATTCCGTTGGAAGAGGCCCGCGAGGCCGTGATCGAAAGCTGGACCGCGCAAACAACGGCGCAAGATCTGGCAGCGATGGCCAATGACATCAAAGCCAAGGTAGATCAGGGCGAGGCCTTGGGCGGATTCGGGATCACCGAAGTGATCCCCAATCTGACCCGCTCCACCGCGCTAGAGGATACACCCGCCTCCCTGCTCAGCACCGTTTTCAAAATGGAAGAAGGCGAAGCCAGCGTCATCGAGGATGGCAGCTTCATCGCCGTAGCCCAGCTTGAAAGCATCATCCCCGGCCCGACAAGCGGTGCGGATGCAGAGGCGCTTAAATCCGCGATTGCCGCACAGGCAGAGCAAGCCGTGGCCCAGGATGCCTTCACGCTGTTCACCAATTCGCTGACACAAGATGCCGGCATCACGCTGGACAATGCGGTGATCAATGCCGTTCACGCCCGCTTCCAATAAGGTCTGCGCATGACAAATCTGACACCTGATTTCGCCGAATTTGAAAAGGGCTGGGCCGAGGGGCGCAATCAGGTCGTCTCGGCCCGTATCGCGGCCGATCTTGATACGCCTGTGTCGCTGATGCTCAAGCTCGGTGAGGCGCGCAGCGATACCTTCATGCTGGAAAGTGTGACGGGGGGCGAAATTAGGGGCCGCTATTCGGTGGTGGGTCAGAAGCCCGATTTGATCTGGCGCTGTCGTGGCGAGGCGGTTGAGATAAACCGCGAAGCCCGCTTTGACCCCGACGCATTTCAGGCCGATCCGACCCCGCCATTGGACAGCCTGCGCGCCCTGATCGCGGAAAGCGCGATTGATATGCCCAATGACCTTCCGGCCATCGCCGCCGGGCTTTTCGGCTATCTCGGCTATGACATGATCCGGCTGGTGGAACATTTGCCGAATGTGAACCCCGACCCGCTTGGCTTGCCCGATGCGGTGCTTATGCGCCCCTCGGTCGTGGCGGTGCTGGACGGCGTCAAGGGAGAGGTGACCGTGGTCGCCCCCGCATGGGCCAGTTCCGGTCTTTCGGCGCGCGCGGCCTATGCCCAAGCTGCCGAGCGGGTGATGGATGCGCTGCGCGATCTGGAACGCGCGCCCCATGCCGATCGCGATTTCGGCCAAGCCGCCACTGTCGGGGAACCTGTTTCCAACTTCACCCATGAGGGCTATCTGCAAGCCGTTGAAAAAGCCAAGGACTACATCCGCGCCGGTGACATCTTTCAGGTCGTCCCCTCGCAACGCTGGGCCCAGCGGTTTGAGGCGCCGCCTTTCGCGCTCTATCGTTCCTTGCGCCGTACCAACCCCTCTCCCTTCATGTTCTTCTTTAACTTCGGCGGGTTTCAGGTGATCGGTGCCAGCCCGGAAATCCTTGTGCGCCTGCGCGACGGTGAGGTGACAGTCCGCCCCATCGCAGGCACCCGCAAACGCGGCCAAACCCCCGAGGAAGACCGCGCCAATGAGGTCGATCTGCTGAGTGACCAAAAGGAGCTGGCAGAGCATCTGATGCTGCTGGACCTTGGCCGCAACGATGTGGGGCGCGTGGCCAAAATCGGCACGGTGCGCCCGACCGAGGAATTCATCATCGAACGCTACAGCCATGTCATGCACATCGTCTCAAACGTGGTGGGCCAGATCGCCGAGGGTGAGGATGCACTATCGGCGCTGCTTGCCGGTCTGCCTGCTGGTACGGTTTCCGGCGCGCCCAAAGTTCGCGCGATGGAGATCATTGACGAGCTGGAGCCTGAAAAGCGCGGCGTTTACGGCGGCGGGGTCGGCTATTTCGCAGCCAACGGCGAGATGGATTTCTGTATCGCGCTGCGCACGGCTGTGCTGAAGGATGAGCAGCTTTATATTCAGGCCGGTGGCGGCGTTGTCTATGACAGCGACCCGCAATCCGAATATGAGGAAACCGTCAATAAATCCAACGCCTTGCGCAAAGCGGCTGAGGATGCAGGCCTATTCTCGGGCGGTAACCGCTAACCTTCTTGCTTGAAAAAAGGGGGCCTTTGCCCCCTTCGCCCTAGCGCGCCATCATAACAGCCGAAGACGGCGCGATGGTGACCATGGAGGCCCGCCCCTCTTCGGCCCATTCCAAAAGGGCGGCAATGGTTTCGGGCCGCGTTTTACCAGCAACAACCACACGCCCGTCTTGGGCGGCCTTAAAAGCCGCACGGTCAAGGTAACGACGAATTTTCGGCGCGCCCTCGTTCTCGCCATCAAGGCTGCGGAAGATAACAGCGCTGCGCATC from Pseudorhodobacter turbinis includes the following:
- a CDS encoding aminotransferase, with amino-acid sequence MTKPLNPAMATTGTPPVMEARSWLDGVQFPADRPLINVSQAAPVDLPPLALRQAIAEAAINDPAAHLYGPVLGMAALRAEIAQQWSASYAGAIRDRQVAITQGCNQAYCAVMATLAAKGDEVILPTPWYFNHKMWLDMQGVRCVPLTVGPGLVPSAQDAAKLITPKTRAIVLVSPNNPGGAEYPASTLRAFMELARAHGIALVVDETYRDFDSRSGAPHDLFTDPDWADTLIHLYSFSKAYRLTGHRVGAIVASEKRLAQVEKFLDTVAICPNQLGQIAALWGMRNLSDWVAGERLEILSRRAAMIEGFKTLTDWKLLGCGAYFAYVEHPYALPSDQLAKTLVTEAALLTLPGTMFKPANDLSAKRELRIAFANVDADGIAELFKRLQHLNL
- the gpt gene encoding xanthine phosphoribosyltransferase, coding for MTDRLPHEKGFHISWDQMHRDARALAWRLDGKGPDDGAWKAVVGITRGGMVPAMIVARELDIRVVDTISVKSYNHQDRAEAKVIKAPQEDIMGDGTGILIVDDLVDTGKTLELVRQLYPNAHFATVYAKPLGRAMVETFITEVSQDTWIFFPWDMALQYVQPYRGVE
- a CDS encoding DUF192 domain-containing protein, translated to MKRFLLCFMLTCGVPAAGLAQCAASQVDIRLTDGGFVRFNVEVADDAASRSKGLMFREKMPKSSGMLFLYERPQRAVFWMKNTLIPLDMIFADATGVVRHVHANAIPHDETGIDGGKGVLAVLEINGGLAKRLNIKAGAVLRHPGFKQNSASWACDAQ
- the fabI gene encoding enoyl-ACP reductase FabI codes for the protein MAGLLAGKRGLIMGLANDKSIAWGIAKACAEQGAELAFSYQGEQLKKRVGPLAASVGSTELIECDVTDEASLDALFARIKDIWETVDFVVHAIGFSDKNELRGRYVDTGRENFAMSMDVSVYSFTAVCRRAAAIMKPGGSLLTLTYYGAEKVMPHYNVMGLCKAALEASVKYIAEDLGKDGIRCNAISAGPIKTLAASGIGDFRYIMRWNELNSPLRRNVTQEEVGKAAIYLLSDLGSGTTGENLHVDAGYHVVGMKAVDAPDIDVVTAKAQKGAE
- a CDS encoding SurA N-terminal domain-containing protein encodes the protein MANPTDDTPRKKGKGTSVVVWILMGMLVLGLGGFGITNFGGDINAIGKVGDRDISIGDYERGLQQEVNALSAQFGTRITLQQAQSFGIDQQVRQQLVNAAALDNETARIGLSVGDERIVQEITNASVFRGPSGTFDRDTYRFTLQNVGLTEAQYETKMREDLARALLQGAVMGGFAAPAVLTDTLYAQISERRELKLLRLTSADLAAAPAAPTDEEIKAHYDANIAEFTKPEARRITYAALLPEDIADQMPLDDAILQKLYDDRIVEFVQPERRLVERLVFPNEEAAQTAKAALDEGTPFETLVEQRGVTLSDIDLGDKSEEELGEAGAAIFALEAPGVVGPFNSDLGPALFRMNATLAAQNVTFEEARPDLAAELAADAARRAIDDLVEDIDDRLASGATLEDLAAETDLTLGQIDFNEHSSEAMAGYPTFRTAATEAAEGDFPEAVQLEDGGVFALRLDAIIPPTPIPLEEAREAVIESWTAQTTAQDLAAMANDIKAKVDQGEALGGFGITEVIPNLTRSTALEDTPASLLSTVFKMEEGEASVIEDGSFIAVAQLESIIPGPTSGADAEALKSAIAAQAEQAVAQDAFTLFTNSLTQDAGITLDNAVINAVHARFQ
- a CDS encoding LysE family translocator, whose amino-acid sequence is MTPEPFLALIAVLTPAILSPGPAIIAATQMALAQGREKALPYGLGLAFGASLWCLFALLGMAAVFKLYPPLFQAAKIGGGLYLLYMAVGLWRGARAPLPEAAKRRFGSGFMGGIILNLSNPKPALFYSAVILSIFPDPQGGTMLAAIYATALATELTLYATVTLAMSTNAMRKRYFSAKFWIDTIAAFAMAGLGVMLVLNL
- a CDS encoding cold-shock protein gives rise to the protein MNDDEEMPLPVLHGRVKWFDPVKGFGFILSEEMETDVLLHANVLRNFGQSTVADGADITVTVQRTQRGVQAVEVLSIVPPEGAGFLMAGDDEVVSAEVIAACPLEPARVKWFDKGKGFGFANVFGRSEDVFVHVEVLRTSGFADLTAGEAIGLRIVDGKRGRMAAQVLAWDSALRTSK
- the trpE gene encoding anthranilate synthase component I — protein: MTNLTPDFAEFEKGWAEGRNQVVSARIAADLDTPVSLMLKLGEARSDTFMLESVTGGEIRGRYSVVGQKPDLIWRCRGEAVEINREARFDPDAFQADPTPPLDSLRALIAESAIDMPNDLPAIAAGLFGYLGYDMIRLVEHLPNVNPDPLGLPDAVLMRPSVVAVLDGVKGEVTVVAPAWASSGLSARAAYAQAAERVMDALRDLERAPHADRDFGQAATVGEPVSNFTHEGYLQAVEKAKDYIRAGDIFQVVPSQRWAQRFEAPPFALYRSLRRTNPSPFMFFFNFGGFQVIGASPEILVRLRDGEVTVRPIAGTRKRGQTPEEDRANEVDLLSDQKELAEHLMLLDLGRNDVGRVAKIGTVRPTEEFIIERYSHVMHIVSNVVGQIAEGEDALSALLAGLPAGTVSGAPKVRAMEIIDELEPEKRGVYGGGVGYFAANGEMDFCIALRTAVLKDEQLYIQAGGGVVYDSDPQSEYEETVNKSNALRKAAEDAGLFSGGNR
- the pdxH gene encoding pyridoxamine 5'-phosphate oxidase: MDRGGIFAGNDPFALARSWLTEAEATEPNDPNAIALATVDAGGLPDVRMVLLKDIEEDAFVFYTNYQSRKGEQIEAAGKAAFVLHWKSLRRQIRVRGVTERVDGTVADEYYSSRSLKSRIGAWASAQSQPLSSRASLMADVVKITAKLGANPSRPPFWGGIRIVPTEIEFWADGSFRLHDRFRWTRAGRNDSWSIERLNP